In Bacteroidia bacterium, the genomic stretch GTGGCACCTTGTATGACCTTAAGTGATACAACCTTTCAGCACATGCGAGATTTAGCCATTAAGATGATGCGAAATATTGGCAATTTTGCAGGTGGTTGTAACGTGCAATTTGCTGTTGAACCCGAAACAGAAGAAATTATTGCCATTGAAATTAACCCCAGAGTTTCCCGGTCTTCGGCACTTGCTTCCAAAGCTACCGGTTATCCGATTGCAAAGATTGCAGCTAAATTGGCTATTGGTTACACCTTAGATGAACTAAAAAACCAAATCACAAAAACTACTTCGGCTTTCTTTGAACCCACATTGGATTATGTAATCGTTAAAATTCCAAGGTGGAATTTTGACAAATTTAAAGGAACCGATACCCGTTTAGGACTTCAGATGAAAAGTGTCGGTGAGGTTATGGCCATTGGACGTAATTTTCAGGAAGCAGTTCAGAAAGCCTGCCAAAGCCTTGAAATTAAACGAAATGGTTTAGGCGCCGATGGAAAGGATCTTACCGATCAGAATAAACTACTGGATAGTTTAAAAAATGCCAGTTGGAATAGGATTTGGCATATCAGGGATGCCATGTTTTTAGGAATTCCATTTAAAACAATACAAAACCTGACAAAAATTGACCCTTGGTTTCTGAGTCAAATTGAAGATTTGGTAAAAACTGAAAAAGAAATAGAGCGCTACCATTTGGGAAATATCCCAAAGGAATTGCTTTTAGAAGCCAAAAAGAAAGGTTTTGCTGACCGACAAATTGCTCATTTACTTCGTTGCCTGGAAAGCGAAGTTTTTAACAAACGTCAGGAATTAGGCATAAAACGGGTTTATAAATTAGTAGACACCTGTGCTGCTGAATTTGAAGCACAAACCCCATACTACTATTCAACCTTCGATTCAGAAAACGAAAGCATTCGATCCGACAAAAAGAAAATAGTGGTTTTAGGTAGTGGACCAAACCGAATTGGACAAGGTATTGAATTTGATTATTCTTGTGTTCACGGGGTATTGGCTGCCAAGGAATGTGGATACGAAACCATTATGATTAATTGCAATCCCGAAACGGTTTCAACCGATTTTGACATTGCAGACAAACTCTATTTTGAACCAATCTTTTGGGAACATATCTTTGACATTATATCCCATGAAAAACCGGAAGGTGTAATTGTACAACTGGGTGGGCAAACAGCGTTAAAATTAGCCGAAAAACTCCATAGGCACGGTATTAAAATAATTGGAACCGACTTTCAATCATTGGATTTGGCCGAAGACCGGGGAAGCTTTTCATCTTTGCTTCGGGACTTAAATATTCCGTATCCGAAGTTTGGTGTAATTAAAAATGCAGAACAGGCCTTAGAATTGGCGAAAGAATTAGGCTATCCTTTGTTGGTTCGTCCTTCGTATGTATTGGGCGGACAAAGCATGAAAATTGTAATTAACGATACCGAACTGGAGCAACATGTTGTTAATATTCTGAGGGACATTCCGGACAATAAAGTATTGCTGGATCATTTTCTTGAAAGGGCTATAGAGGCTGAATCAGATGCAATTTGTGATGGAGAAAATGTTCACATTATTGGTATTATGGAGCATATTGAACCGGCCGGTATACACAGTGGCGATAGTTATGCAGTTCTACCGCCCTTCGACCTGAGTGAAAATGTAATGAACCAAATTGAAACCTACACCAAGAAAATAGCAGTTGCGCTAAAAACTGTAGGATTAATTAATATTCAGTTTGCAATAAAAGATGAAAAGGTTTATGTAATTGAAGCAAATCCAAGGGCAAGCCGAACGGTTCCTTTTATCGCCAAAGCTTACGACGAACCCTATGTTAATTATGCAGCCAAGGTAATGTTGGGGGCTAAAAAGGTTAGTGACATTAACTTTAACCCCAGAAAAAAGGGATATGCGATAAAAATTCCGGTATTTTCATACGAGAAATTTTCCGACATCAATAAAGAACTTGGTCCTGAAATGAAATCGACAGGGGAAGGAATTTACTTCATCGATGATTTAACGGATGAGTATTTTATCAAAGTCTACTCGGAAAGAAACCTGTATTTAAGCAGGTAATTTGAAATTTATACCTAGACAAGAAAAACGAACAGGGTTTTAAGTAGCTAAGCTTCTTAAAACCCTGTTCGTTTTTAGGGGTAGATTTAGATGGCAAGTTTTCTCATCATCATTCTTCGAGCTATTGGGAAAAAAGTTTCTTCAAATGGAATATCCAAATCAGCTTCTATTAAATAGGTAGCCGGTGGAGTAAAAAAAGTCTGCTTTTTTATTAAATCCTCTTTAATACGTTCGGGAGTATTGGTTATACTTTGGAAATAGGAAGCAATAAAGTGGGTACTTAAGCCTCGGTAATTGTCTTGAGGATTCTGAAATATAGTTACCTGGTATTCGTAAACCCTCGTTTCGCGTGATTTGGTTTGTCCAAGCATCAGGTAGCCAAAATTATTTTTTAGGGGCTGAATTCCAACAGATTCCAATTTCAGATGTGATTCAATTTCTTCGTAAATAGACTTGCCTTGTTTTAATACGGCTTCCATTTGCTCAATAGAATAATGAAGAATTTCTTCGAGTTCCTGCAATAAATCTTGCTCTCCATTGAAATGAGTTTCAAAATCTAATTCCAGGTTCTTTAAGTCAATTCCTTTTAATTGTTTCGGTAATTTGGACAAAAACACCGATCGGTTCGATCGTAAATGAATAAGTTCCCGGTAATGATCGATTAATTGTGCTAAAAAAGGATAGAGTTTTTGGGCGTGAAAGTTCGAATTTACTTCCTGAAGCCAAGCCAACAAGGTGTACTTTTTGTATTCAAAATCAATGTACTTATCAGTTAGCCAGTTTTTGCTTAATTCTGCCATAGTACGTTTATTTTTTTATTTACAACGGAACTTTGGTTTTTGAAGTTATACTCGTTAATAATTTTTAAAACTATGGTTGAAACTCCTTCTACTAATTCAGCCAATAAACCTTACTGTTTGTTGAAGACCGATGAAACTCTGAGGTACGGTTCGGGTAGGGATAGAAGTGGAAAACCCACAGCCGACCGCGGCGTTAGCCAAGGTCGGCGAGGATTTGGAACGGATAGCCCGGACCTGAGCCCGGAAATTTCAGACAAAATGAAATATTCATGCGAAGGTACCCGCATAAAAACCAAAACAAGCAAAATTGTAATCAGGTAAATCTTGTTCAAACCGCCGAATCCATTACCTTCGCTACGCAAAATGAGTAATAATAACAAACAAACAGTAGTTATAACAGGTGCTAGCAGCGGAATTGGAAAAGCACTGGCACAGGCCTATTCGGCCCAAGGTTACCAAGTGGTTATTAATGGCAGAACCCTTCAAACCTTGGAAACAACCCGGAAAGAATTAGAAAAATATGGCAACAAAGTGTTGGTGGTTACCGGAGATGTTGCCATTGAAAAAGACTGTAAAACACTGATTGACAAAACCATAGAAGAATTTGGCAGGTTGGATATTTTAATAAACAACGCCGGAATAAGCATGAGGGCCGTATTTAAAGATATGGAATTGAGTGTAATTGAACGTGTTATGGCGATTAATTTTTGGGGAACTGTTTATTGTACCAAATATGCATTGCCCTATTTATTGGAAAGCAAGGGATCAGTAGTGGGAATATCATCTATTGCCGGATATAAAGGATTACCCGGGCGGACAGGATATTCAGCATCTAAATTTGCCATGCAAGGCTTTTTAGAATCGTTGAGGTTAGAGAACCTAAACACCGGGTTGCATGTA encodes the following:
- the carB gene encoding carbamoyl-phosphate synthase large subunit; the encoded protein is VAPCMTLSDTTFQHMRDLAIKMMRNIGNFAGGCNVQFAVEPETEEIIAIEINPRVSRSSALASKATGYPIAKIAAKLAIGYTLDELKNQITKTTSAFFEPTLDYVIVKIPRWNFDKFKGTDTRLGLQMKSVGEVMAIGRNFQEAVQKACQSLEIKRNGLGADGKDLTDQNKLLDSLKNASWNRIWHIRDAMFLGIPFKTIQNLTKIDPWFLSQIEDLVKTEKEIERYHLGNIPKELLLEAKKKGFADRQIAHLLRCLESEVFNKRQELGIKRVYKLVDTCAAEFEAQTPYYYSTFDSENESIRSDKKKIVVLGSGPNRIGQGIEFDYSCVHGVLAAKECGYETIMINCNPETVSTDFDIADKLYFEPIFWEHIFDIISHEKPEGVIVQLGGQTALKLAEKLHRHGIKIIGTDFQSLDLAEDRGSFSSLLRDLNIPYPKFGVIKNAEQALELAKELGYPLLVRPSYVLGGQSMKIVINDTELEQHVVNILRDIPDNKVLLDHFLERAIEAESDAICDGENVHIIGIMEHIEPAGIHSGDSYAVLPPFDLSENVMNQIETYTKKIAVALKTVGLINIQFAIKDEKVYVIEANPRASRTVPFIAKAYDEPYVNYAAKVMLGAKKVSDINFNPRKKGYAIKIPVFSYEKFSDINKELGPEMKSTGEGIYFIDDLTDEYFIKVYSERNLYLSR
- a CDS encoding SDR family oxidoreductase — encoded protein: MSNNNKQTVVITGASSGIGKALAQAYSAQGYQVVINGRTLQTLETTRKELEKYGNKVLVVTGDVAIEKDCKTLIDKTIEEFGRLDILINNAGISMRAVFKDMELSVIERVMAINFWGTVYCTKYALPYLLESKGSVVGISSIAGYKGLPGRTGYSASKFAMQGFLESLRLENLNTGLHVLIACPGYTASNIRNVALSADGSAQGETPFEEGNLMSAEEVASHIVSSVRSRKDRLVLTRQGKLLVFLNKFFPKWVDHLVYNTVSKEANSPFK